The Desulfonatronum thiodismutans genome includes the window CGGCGAAAGCCAGCAGTTGGCCCAGCAGGGCCTCCTCATGAGGCACGAACACGGCCTCGCGCACCGAGGCCAGGGACAGATCCGCATAGCGCTGAGCAACGGTCTTGCGATGCAGGACCAGCTCCTTCTGCAGCAGGTCCGCTTCCACGTACATTTCCGGACAGGTCACGGCGATCTGACGGATCCGTTTTTCGGTGATCTTGCTGGCCATGACCCGGGAAATGGTCCCGTTGCTGTGGACCAATACGGCGTGCGCCAGGGCGGTCAGGCCGTCCTGGGCGTGCCCGAAGGCCTGAATCCGCTCCACTGGCCCCCGAAGATGCAAGGCCAGGTCCAGGTCGTGAACCATCAGGTCCAGCACAACGTCAACGTCCAGATTGCGGTCCGGAACCTTGTCCGTGCGGGTCAGGTCCATATTGACCACGTCCGTGGAGCGGCCGACGATCTTGACCAACTCCGTAACCACGGGGTTGAAGCGTTCGATGAAGCCCACCTGGATGCGCAGGCCCTTGTCCCGGGCCAGCCTGGCCGCGACCCGGGTGGTCTCCAGACTGTCCGTGAGCGGCTTTTCCACGAATATGTTGGAAACGAACCGACTGGCCAGCTCGATGTATTCCAGGTGCGTGGAGGTCGGCGTGGCCAGGACCACGGCGTCCACCAGGGCCAAATCCCTTTCCAGGTCCTCGGCCGGCCGCGTGCCGTATTCCTCGGCCAGCCGGGATTCCTTGTCCCGGTTGCGGTCGTGAATGAAGACCACCTGCACCGGTTTCATGTAGGACAGCACCCGTAAATGGTTGCAGCCCATCTTGCCGACCCCGATCAGGCCGACCTTGAGTGGTTGGGAATCGTTCATGATGCTCTCAATTTAGCAATGTTTCCGATGTGTTCGATTACCGAGGAGCGATATCGCACAGAATTCTGGCGATCCGTTCTTGGGTCCGATTGGACAAATAGGGATGCATGGGCAGGCTGAAAATGCGCCGCGACGTGGCCTCGCAGACCGGCAGATCGCCCGTCGTGTAGCCCAAAGGCAGAAAAACACGTTGCAGATGCAGCGGGATGGGATAGTAGATCACGCTGGGAATCCCGGCATCGGCCAGGGCTTGACGGCAGGCGTCCCGGTGGGCCTCGTCCCGTGCCAGCAGGGAATACTGGGCCCAGGCCGAACCGAACCCTTCGGGAATGAACGGAGGGATCAGGGCGCAGGGCTCCAGAAGCCGGGAATAGTTGGCGGCCAGGGCTTCGCGTCGCTCCAGCTCCAGGGGAAAGACGTCCATCTTGGCAAGCAATACGGCGGCTTGCAGGCTGTCCAGGCGGGCATTGGTGCCCAGCCGGGCATGTTCATAGCGCGATGTCCCCTGACCGTGGACCCGGATGGACCGCATCCGCTCGGCCAGATCCGCGTCGTCGGTGAAGCAGGCTCCGCCTTCGCCATATCCGCCCAGAGGCTTGGCCGGAAAAAACGAGGTGCAGCCGATGTCGCCCAGGGCGCAGGCCCGTCGACCATGCTCCATCCCGCCGAAGGACTGGGCCGCGTCCTCGATGACCCGCAAGCCGTGCTTGGCCGCGACCTCGCGAATGCGGGCGTGGTCCGCGGGCAGGCCGAACAGGTCCACGGTGATCACGGCTCGGGGCGTCAGCCCTTGGGTCTGGCCCCGGGTCTGATTGGGCAACGACGCTCCGCCCTGTCCGGAAACAAGAGTTGTCACGGCTGCGTCCAGCTTCTCCGGGTCCAGATTGAAGGTCCGGGGATCAATGTCCACGAAGATCGGCGTGGCGCCGCGCAGGCAGATCACCTCGGCCGTGGCGATGAAGCTGAACGGCGTGGTGAAGACCGCGTCTCCGGGTCCGATGTCGTAGGCCATCAAGGCCAGGGCCAGGGCTTCGGTGCCCGAGGAGCAGGAGATCACATGTCGCGTTTCCGTGTAGTCGGCCAGACGCTGCTCCAACTCCTCTACTTCCGGCCCGAGAATGAACTTGCAGCTCTTCACAACCTGGAAGATATTCGCTTCCAGCACCGGATAAATGCTCATCTGTTGGGCCTTCAAATCTACAAAAGGCACAGGGGAAGCACCGTTTTCGGAAGACTCGGATTCCAGTTCCTCGGCAACCAAGCGCACACAGGCTTCCGGGGTAAGCCGTCGGACCGGCGACTCTTCGGCCAGACGCGAGACAAGCACGAAGCTGCCAAGATATTCTTCAGCGGAGAGAAGGGTCAGGTCCAGCAACGGGTCCCTGGTTTCCTGGTGTAAAACCTGCAATAACTGCACGCCCGGAGCGGGCAGCAGGCGAGCGGTCTCCAACAGTGTGGCTGCTCGACCCGCCAACTCCGAGGCGGACTCCTTTCCCTCCGCTACAAAGACGCCTTCCAGGGCAACCTCTCGTCGCCTTCGGGTCAGGCGATCGGACAGCGTGTGCGGATGAACCCACAGCCCGAGTGTCTCGTCCCTGGCCATGGCCAGCAGGGAAGCCATGGCCGTACGATCCCGATCTTCGCCCGGAACGGAGTCCGACACCGCGATTTCCAGCGCCAAGGCCAGAGCATCGCTATCTAAAACAAACTGATGCATGGTGATTGTACCTCGAAATGAAATAGGGCAGGCAAAAAAGGGGAAATTTAGGTTGTTGCCCCACGGATGTCAAAAGGTTCCTTCACATGCCTCACGCCTCCTTTCCTTCTCCACTTCCAGTTGACCATCCGCCCCGGCTTCTTTACATTTTTTATCGTGTTGCGGAGAAAACCCCGGCACGCCTCCCTCCCCGCTTCAACGGGTCATCGTTCATCATCAACCAAGGATCTCCCATGCTGCTCGAAGTCAAATGCTACGCAACCCTGGCCAGGTTTCAGCCCAAGGAGAACGAATACCATCTTGGACCAAAGCCCATGCTCCGGGACCTGATCGTCTTTCTGGGCATCCCCGAGGGAGAGGTCAAGATTTCCTTCGCCAACGGCGTGATCGTCGGGCCGGAATACGA containing:
- a CDS encoding Gfo/Idh/MocA family protein, with translation MNDSQPLKVGLIGVGKMGCNHLRVLSYMKPVQVVFIHDRNRDKESRLAEEYGTRPAEDLERDLALVDAVVLATPTSTHLEYIELASRFVSNIFVEKPLTDSLETTRVAARLARDKGLRIQVGFIERFNPVVTELVKIVGRSTDVVNMDLTRTDKVPDRNLDVDVVLDLMVHDLDLALHLRGPVERIQAFGHAQDGLTALAHAVLVHSNGTISRVMASKITEKRIRQIAVTCPEMYVEADLLQKELVLHRKTVAQRYADLSLASVREAVFVPHEEALLGQLLAFAGYCRGRDCSVPASVPTVAAAVASMELAEVIRKSITDNATAPVPYQPIGF
- a CDS encoding DegT/DnrJ/EryC1/StrS family aminotransferase; this encodes MHQFVLDSDALALALEIAVSDSVPGEDRDRTAMASLLAMARDETLGLWVHPHTLSDRLTRRRREVALEGVFVAEGKESASELAGRAATLLETARLLPAPGVQLLQVLHQETRDPLLDLTLLSAEEYLGSFVLVSRLAEESPVRRLTPEACVRLVAEELESESSENGASPVPFVDLKAQQMSIYPVLEANIFQVVKSCKFILGPEVEELEQRLADYTETRHVISCSSGTEALALALMAYDIGPGDAVFTTPFSFIATAEVICLRGATPIFVDIDPRTFNLDPEKLDAAVTTLVSGQGGASLPNQTRGQTQGLTPRAVITVDLFGLPADHARIREVAAKHGLRVIEDAAQSFGGMEHGRRACALGDIGCTSFFPAKPLGGYGEGGACFTDDADLAERMRSIRVHGQGTSRYEHARLGTNARLDSLQAAVLLAKMDVFPLELERREALAANYSRLLEPCALIPPFIPEGFGSAWAQYSLLARDEAHRDACRQALADAGIPSVIYYPIPLHLQRVFLPLGYTTGDLPVCEATSRRIFSLPMHPYLSNRTQERIARILCDIAPR
- a CDS encoding MoaD/ThiS family protein translates to MLLEVKCYATLARFQPKENEYHLGPKPMLRDLIVFLGIPEGEVKISFANGVIVGPEYELQEGDRVGLFPAVGGG